ATGATGCTGCATCATCTCTAATAGAACATGTTAATATTGAAATAAATACAATCTCCATATATATTACAAATTTGACTAATTACGATTTAAAGATGGCTATAAGCGAGAGAAAAGACACACAAAATGTATTTAATACCCTATCTATGATTTTAAATATTTCTATCGTATGGGTATTTTTATTTTCAATAATACTTTCAATAGTGATAATCATACATTTTAAAAGACTTCATTTTGGTTTAGAAGAAGCTGTAAATGAAAAAACAAAAGAGCTTCAAGCTTTAAATGATTCACTAGAAAAAAGAATCCAAAATGAAGTAGCAGGCTCACGAAAAAAAGATTTGATAATGTTTCAACAGTCAAGACTTGCTAGCTTAGGTGAGATGATTGCAAACATAGCTCATCAATGGAGACAACCTTTAGGTTCACTTATGATGATAGTTCAAGGGATTCAAACTAAAATGGAGCTAGGAAAGTTGACTCCAGAAATTGTTGAAGAAAAAGTAAACGATGCTATTTTACTAGCGAACAATATGTCTAATACTCTTGAGGATTTTAAAAGTTTTTTCAAGCCCAATAGAGATGAGGAAGAGTTCTCTTTAAAAGATTGTATTAAAAACTCATTTGAGCTCTCAAAATATGTTTTAGATAAAGAGAAGATAGAATTTCACTTAAAGATACTCCACGATGTAAAAATACATGGCTTTTACAATGAGCTCTCACATGTATTTTTAAATATTATCACAAACTCTAAAGATGCTCTTATATCAAAAGAGCATAAAAGACTTATAGAGATAACAGTTAAAAAATCAAAAAATAAGATAAGAATAAATATAGTAGATAATGGTGGCGGAATAAATGCAAAGGTTCTTCCACATATTTTTGAGCCATACTACACTACTAAATACAAAAGTGCGGGGACAGGAATAGGTCTTTACATGTCAAAGCAAATCATAGAAAAACATATGCTAGGAACAATTGATTGTAAGAATGTTTATTATAAAATAGCAAATCAAAATTTTGAGAACTGTACTCTCTTTACAATTACAATTCCTGCTAATAAAGGCGATAAAAATAATGACTAGAAATTTAAATATACTAAATGAATTTAATGTACTCTATCTAGAAGATGATGACTCTTTACTAAAACAAACAAGAGACATGTTAAGTGACTTTTTAAAAAATGTATATGCTGTAAAAACTTCAGCGGAAGCAAAGCAGGTGATTAAGCAGAAAAAAGTCGATGTTATAATCTCAGATATCCTACTTGAAAATGAAAATGGAATAGATTTTTTAAGAGAGTTAAAAGAAGAAGATATAAATATACCGGCAATTTTAACAACTGCCCATACAGATACAAAATATTTGCTCGATGCAATAAAACTAAAAGTAGAAAATTACATCGTTAAACCAATAAACTTAAAAGAGTTACTAAATACTCTTCACGACATACTTTTGCCTCTAATACAAGAAATAGAAATACAAAAAAACTCAAACATAATCAGAACTATATCTGCAATAACTGATTCTAAACAAGTTGAAGTTGTTAAATTTTTATTTGATAACTTAAATGAAAATAATGAACTTATCGCTTCATACAGCGACATAATGCAACAGATCTCCATATCTAAACCAACTCTTATAAAACTTTTTAAAGAACTCTCAGAGAAAAAGATTTTAGTAAAAGTTGCACATAAAACTTATAGATTTAATGATAAATCATTAGAATTAATTT
The sequence above is drawn from the Candidatus Sulfurimonas baltica genome and encodes:
- a CDS encoding response regulator, coding for MMTRNLNILNEFNVLYLEDDDSLLKQTRDMLSDFLKNVYAVKTSAEAKQVIKQKKVDVIISDILLENENGIDFLRELKEEDINIPAILTTAHTDTKYLLDAIKLKVENYIVKPINLKELLNTLHDILLPLIQEIEIQKNSNIIRTISAITDSKQVEVVKFLFDNLNENNELIASYSDIMQQISISKPTLIKLFKELSEKKILVKVAHKTYRFNDKSLELI
- a CDS encoding sensor histidine kinase, translated to MKIKNIFSFIDKISFTYKTSILLFIIIGGMILIIILSQISIYTVKHDFDILFEKRTKPIIKLEAIKDAYVVNIHDTLHDVYHKNITLEQSYDVLNLGKQLIEKNWNKYLEITFSKEYETSLVTKIIKKFFIIGIPDKNKILQNSIISNINDKNKNIEVIVNEIISELSNKNYDAASSLIEHVNIEINTISIYITNLTNYDLKMAISERKDTQNVFNTLSMILNISIVWVFLFSIILSIVIIIHFKRLHFGLEEAVNEKTKELQALNDSLEKRIQNEVAGSRKKDLIMFQQSRLASLGEMIANIAHQWRQPLGSLMMIVQGIQTKMELGKLTPEIVEEKVNDAILLANNMSNTLEDFKSFFKPNRDEEEFSLKDCIKNSFELSKYVLDKEKIEFHLKILHDVKIHGFYNELSHVFLNIITNSKDALISKEHKRLIEITVKKSKNKIRINIVDNGGGINAKVLPHIFEPYYTTKYKSAGTGIGLYMSKQIIEKHMLGTIDCKNVYYKIANQNFENCTLFTITIPANKGDKNND